One window of the Rhizorhabdus dicambivorans genome contains the following:
- a CDS encoding M16 family metallopeptidase gives MSGPTVHRLANGFTIAAEPMAGVETIAVGLHVDCGARHEDARTNGLAHLFEHMVFKGAGGRSARQISEAVENVGGYLNAYTSRDQTAFQARLLAEHLDLGVELIGDMIRKPHFDPGDLAREKDVVLQELGEARDLPDDIINDHFHATAWPGQAFGRPVLGDEETIATIGVDDLHGWTRKHYRPESMVLAVAGKVDMERLVALAESRFGDMEQAPRPVAEVATYQGGSFVERRRLESAHILFGWEGVSYFDADYYPLLLFSQAAGEGSSSRLFQSIREDRGLAYSVGSSVAAWRDTGMLTVYLATARREAQHATDLSRDLLRGAAIDLSPEELARAKAQIRATILMALESVQSRADRLGFQTLVHGQPLDPADIVAKIDGCTLDEVRAVGARLTAGRETLATVGPALKAAA, from the coding sequence ATGTCCGGCCCCACCGTCCATCGTCTGGCCAACGGCTTCACCATCGCCGCCGAGCCTATGGCGGGGGTGGAGACGATCGCGGTGGGCCTGCACGTCGATTGCGGCGCCCGGCATGAGGATGCGCGCACCAACGGCCTTGCCCATCTGTTCGAGCATATGGTGTTCAAGGGCGCGGGCGGGCGTAGCGCGCGCCAGATCTCCGAGGCGGTGGAGAATGTCGGCGGCTATCTGAACGCCTATACCTCGCGCGACCAGACCGCCTTCCAGGCGCGGTTGCTGGCCGAGCATCTCGATCTCGGCGTCGAACTGATCGGCGACATGATCCGCAAGCCGCATTTCGATCCCGGCGACCTCGCCCGCGAGAAGGATGTCGTCCTGCAGGAGCTGGGCGAGGCGCGCGACCTGCCCGACGACATCATCAACGATCATTTCCACGCCACCGCCTGGCCGGGCCAGGCTTTCGGCCGCCCGGTGCTGGGCGACGAGGAGACGATCGCGACCATCGGCGTCGACGATCTCCACGGCTGGACGCGCAAGCATTACCGCCCCGAATCGATGGTGCTGGCGGTGGCGGGCAAGGTCGACATGGAGCGGCTGGTGGCGCTGGCCGAATCACGCTTCGGCGACATGGAGCAGGCGCCGCGCCCCGTGGCCGAGGTGGCGACCTATCAGGGCGGCAGCTTCGTCGAGCGGCGGCGGCTGGAATCGGCGCACATATTGTTCGGCTGGGAAGGTGTCAGCTATTTCGACGCCGATTATTATCCGCTGCTGCTGTTCAGCCAGGCGGCCGGCGAAGGCAGCTCGTCCCGCCTGTTCCAGTCCATTCGGGAAGACAGGGGCTTGGCCTATTCGGTCGGCAGTTCGGTCGCGGCGTGGCGCGACACCGGCATGCTCACCGTCTACCTCGCCACCGCCCGGCGCGAGGCGCAGCACGCGACCGACCTGTCGCGCGATCTGCTGCGCGGGGCGGCGATCGACCTCAGCCCAGAGGAACTGGCGCGCGCCAAGGCGCAGATCCGCGCGACGATCCTGATGGCGCTCGAATCGGTGCAGAGCCGCGCCGACCGCCTCGGCTTCCAAACGCTGGTCCATGGCCAGCCGCTCGACCCCGCCGACATCGTCGCGAAGATCGACGGCTGCACGCTCGACGAGGTCCGCGCGGTTGGCGCGCGACTGACGGCGGGCCGCGAGACGCTGGCGACGGTCGGCCCGGCGCTCAAGGCGGCGGCGTGA
- a CDS encoding class I SAM-dependent methyltransferase: protein MTLLTLITEPWPDYGLVDSGHGRKLERYGRFRFIRPEPQAMWAPASANWEADGDFIGASDEDGGGKWHLSRDVPRGGWHMRWEDVRFTAQNTPFRHLAFFPDMAPQWEWMRDRTAEGDEVMNLFGYTGVGTLALAAKGAKVTHVDASKKSVDAAKANAFLSDMADRPIRWMVDDAAKFTAREVRRGRRYDGIMLDPPKFGRGPNGETWRLEEGLPGLIADCRALLDANSKYLVLTVYAIRMSALAIGELLQQAMADLGGTVEVGEMAVREEARGLLLPTAIFARWRRD from the coding sequence ATGACCCTCCTCACCCTGATCACCGAGCCATGGCCCGATTACGGGCTCGTCGACTCCGGCCATGGCCGCAAGCTGGAGCGCTATGGCCGCTTCCGCTTCATCCGGCCCGAGCCGCAGGCGATGTGGGCGCCCGCCTCCGCCAACTGGGAGGCCGATGGCGACTTCATCGGCGCGTCGGACGAGGATGGCGGCGGCAAATGGCACCTGTCGCGCGATGTGCCGCGCGGCGGCTGGCACATGCGCTGGGAGGATGTCCGCTTCACCGCGCAGAACACCCCCTTCCGCCACCTCGCCTTCTTCCCCGACATGGCGCCGCAATGGGAATGGATGCGCGACCGGACGGCCGAAGGCGACGAGGTGATGAACCTGTTCGGCTATACCGGGGTGGGCACGCTGGCGCTGGCGGCGAAGGGGGCGAAGGTCACCCATGTCGATGCCTCGAAGAAGTCGGTCGACGCCGCCAAGGCCAACGCTTTCTTAAGCGACATGGCCGACCGGCCGATCCGCTGGATGGTCGACGACGCCGCCAAGTTCACCGCCCGCGAGGTGCGCCGTGGCCGCCGCTATGACGGCATCATGCTCGACCCGCCGAAATTCGGACGCGGCCCCAACGGCGAGACCTGGCGGCTGGAGGAAGGCCTGCCCGGCCTGATCGCCGACTGCCGCGCGCTGCTCGACGCAAACTCCAAATATCTGGTGCTGACCGTCTACGCGATCCGCATGTCCGCACTGGCGATCGGCGAGCTGCTGCAACAGGCGATGGCCGATCTGGGCGGCACCGTCGAGGTGGGCGAGATGGCGGTGCGCGAGGAAGCGCGCGGACTGCTGCTGCCGACCGCGATCTTCGCGCGGTGGCGGCGGGACTGA